From Chlamydiifrater volucris, one genomic window encodes:
- the pyk gene encoding pyruvate kinase, protein MITRTKVICTIGPKTSSEEMLESLLDAGMNIARLNFSHGSHEEHAKVIVRLRALRQKRQVPLAIMLDTKGPEIRIGKIRDGSMSIFKGQRLHLVAEEMEGCEQGVTVCPASVIPHVVPGVEVLVDDGYIHAVVTKVSGGGLEIEFTADGILKSHKSVSIRGVDVNLPFMTDKDKSDLKFGIEQGVDFIAASFVRYPEDIENMRKYLAENGRPDMPIIAKIENHSGVQNFDQIANLANGIMIARGDLGIELSVVEVPVLQKHMAKIARDKGRFCIIATQMLESMIHNLLPTRAEVSDIANAIYDGASAVMLSGETASGSYPIQAVNIMKAVISKTESNVSCDEFSLCNDEACVLKVSPGLKALGASVVSIVRRANAKAIVVYTENGISPMFLAKYRSEIPILAVTTSSSLYYRLSAEWGVYPMLTEESDRTVWRKQACLYGLDNKFFAESDRILVLSRSSGSRETNMLAIASVKEVLSGDARIG, encoded by the coding sequence ATGATTACACGCACAAAAGTTATTTGCACTATAGGTCCAAAAACTTCCAGCGAAGAGATGTTGGAGTCTTTATTAGATGCAGGGATGAATATCGCTAGGTTGAACTTTAGTCATGGATCCCACGAAGAGCATGCCAAAGTCATAGTTAGACTGCGCGCTTTAAGACAGAAGCGACAGGTGCCCTTAGCCATTATGCTGGATACCAAGGGTCCTGAAATTCGAATAGGGAAAATTCGTGATGGATCTATGAGTATTTTTAAAGGGCAAAGACTTCATTTGGTCGCAGAGGAAATGGAGGGCTGCGAACAGGGTGTAACCGTGTGCCCTGCATCAGTTATCCCGCATGTTGTTCCTGGAGTGGAAGTTCTTGTGGATGACGGCTATATTCATGCTGTGGTGACGAAAGTTTCTGGGGGAGGGCTAGAAATAGAATTTACTGCTGATGGCATTTTGAAGTCTCACAAATCTGTGAGTATACGAGGAGTGGATGTCAACCTTCCTTTTATGACTGATAAGGACAAAAGCGATCTTAAATTTGGTATTGAACAAGGGGTAGATTTTATAGCAGCTTCCTTTGTTCGTTACCCTGAGGACATTGAAAATATGCGGAAGTATTTGGCTGAAAACGGAAGGCCAGATATGCCCATCATAGCAAAAATTGAAAATCATTCTGGAGTGCAAAACTTTGATCAGATAGCTAATCTAGCCAATGGTATTATGATTGCCAGGGGGGACTTGGGTATAGAACTATCTGTTGTAGAGGTCCCTGTTTTACAAAAGCATATGGCTAAAATTGCCAGAGATAAGGGGCGTTTTTGCATTATTGCAACGCAGATGCTGGAATCCATGATTCATAATTTATTGCCGACGAGAGCTGAGGTTTCAGATATTGCTAATGCTATATACGATGGTGCTTCAGCTGTAATGCTTTCTGGAGAGACTGCTTCAGGAAGTTACCCCATACAAGCCGTAAATATTATGAAGGCAGTTATTTCTAAAACAGAGAGTAACGTGAGTTGCGATGAATTCTCTCTATGCAACGATGAAGCTTGTGTATTGAAAGTTTCTCCGGGGTTAAAAGCTTTGGGGGCTTCTGTCGTGTCGATTGTTAGACGGGCAAACGCTAAAGCTATTGTTGTGTACACTGAGAATGGAATATCTCCGATGTTCTTAGCTAAGTATCGTTCAGAGATACCCATTCTTGCTGTAACAACTTCCTCTTCTCTGTATTATAGATTATCAGCGGAATGGGGAGTATACCCCATGCTAACAGAAGAATCTGATCGTACAGTTTGGAGAAAACAAGCATGTCTTTATGGGCTTGATAATAAGTTTTTTGCGGAAAGTGATCGTATTTTGGTTCTGAGTCGAAGCTCTGGAAGCAGAGAGACCAATATGCTGGCGATAGCTTCGGTCAAGGAGGTCCTTAGCGGCGATGCGCGGATTGGTTGA
- a CDS encoding lipid A biosynthesis lauroyl acyltransferase (Acylates the intermediate (KDO)2-lipid IVA to form (KDO)2-(lauroyl)-lipid IVA) produces MKRNSCASTRSLRKTFRELPLYLSISTIIRILNYFPTTLIHSSGKILGKIAYKFLKDYRNTALRNLALAYPKKTFSEREKIAKQSFAHLGITLLEILSIGKIAKKIDNIVRVETESTKNPSFPAKIISDLELEESYKRLSNGQGLIAFCGHQANWELPFLFITKNYSGLALAKTVKNQLLNRKICKLRELYKGKITSPENGINKCLKALNLGKLVGIVGDQALLMSTYSYPLFGNEAWTTVSPALLAYKTSCPVVAITISREPKGYVIRPSPPLVADKNLPPKEACSALMDQLMHFLETGIRYQPEQWMWLHKRWKKKLSPSLKKKFSFSRVLILLNEDFIKKSEIVVRRWLTMFKGTEITMIAEDPYSKQFIENLALKHPETILTFLPSGPELFSTPNIFEAFFDCTNNKMLRTQLKKTGTSHIFHMAKRTNQELFAITENFFK; encoded by the coding sequence ATGAAAAGAAATAGCTGTGCCTCCACAAGGTCTTTAAGGAAAACTTTTCGAGAGCTACCCCTCTACCTCTCGATCTCTACAATTATCCGTATACTAAATTATTTCCCCACTACTCTGATTCATTCGTCTGGGAAAATACTGGGGAAGATAGCATACAAATTCCTCAAAGATTACCGGAACACAGCTTTAAGAAATTTGGCTCTGGCCTACCCAAAAAAGACCTTTTCCGAAAGGGAAAAGATAGCCAAACAATCTTTTGCTCACCTCGGGATCACCTTACTAGAAATCCTTTCTATTGGAAAGATAGCAAAAAAAATAGACAACATTGTTCGAGTAGAAACAGAAAGTACTAAAAATCCCAGTTTCCCTGCCAAGATTATATCAGATCTTGAACTAGAAGAATCCTATAAAAGACTTTCCAATGGCCAGGGACTAATTGCTTTTTGTGGGCACCAAGCTAACTGGGAACTGCCTTTTCTCTTCATTACTAAAAATTACTCCGGCTTGGCCCTAGCCAAAACCGTTAAAAACCAACTCCTAAACCGAAAAATTTGCAAATTACGTGAGCTCTATAAAGGAAAAATCACTTCTCCTGAAAATGGTATCAACAAATGTCTAAAAGCACTAAATCTTGGCAAGCTGGTGGGTATCGTTGGTGACCAAGCACTGCTAATGTCCACTTATTCTTATCCCTTGTTTGGTAATGAGGCCTGGACGACGGTGTCTCCAGCTCTACTGGCTTATAAGACATCCTGTCCTGTTGTAGCTATAACCATCTCAAGAGAACCCAAAGGATATGTAATCCGACCATCTCCACCCTTAGTTGCAGATAAAAATTTGCCCCCAAAAGAAGCGTGTTCTGCCCTCATGGACCAACTAATGCACTTTCTGGAAACCGGCATCAGATACCAACCAGAACAATGGATGTGGTTACACAAACGCTGGAAAAAGAAACTCTCTCCTTCCTTAAAAAAGAAGTTTTCCTTTAGCCGTGTCCTGATACTCCTCAATGAAGATTTCATAAAAAAGAGTGAAATCGTCGTTCGCCGCTGGCTAACAATGTTCAAAGGTACAGAAATAACTATGATCGCAGAAGATCCCTATTCCAAACAATTTATAGAGAACTTAGCCCTCAAGCATCCGGAAACAATACTAACTTTTCTACCAAGTGGTCCTGAGCTTTTCTCCACACCAAACATATTCGAAGCTTTTTTCGACTGCACAAACAACAAAATGCTAAGGACACAATTAAAGAAAACTGGAACAAGCCACATATTCCACATGGCCAAAAGAACAAATCAAGAGCTTTTCGCAATAACAGAAAATTTTTTCAAATAG
- a CDS encoding CdaR family protein — translation MKSFLFSLFVKNWPRKLVSLVFAASIWFLVNQTVTITKTLTNVPIRIVGLLPEQTVVGLLPTGLLNKRITITVTGNKTTVQDLRSNDLEVVIDASGHRESWIASVDKYNLVSINQNIDVRKQVTSVAASDIFINLTKFITEDIIITVMPPTGNPPKGYEYLDVWPKYLSQKISGPQEQVSALKEQGLELTLNLNKVSAEELDRNYVEQNHHDEVIFKVPDSWKKISIPFGDNTLITLNDPKADFLRILFLKQELMPLDVKLLIFLFFPIKYSDSANPLNYSVLTTSTVSQKNGISVLNTPLYVRDVSRLFLNVVKDNLTVAVVVAPSQEPNSLANWAVEFIDEKTLENTFVKAATEQEAFEHEILRQADEQQIRHRFREYLRKMTLFDDSGTPLSLFATIQDNKVIITEKRSSLMKNITP, via the coding sequence ATGAAATCATTTTTATTCTCCTTATTTGTAAAAAATTGGCCAAGAAAATTAGTTTCCTTAGTGTTTGCTGCCAGCATATGGTTCCTCGTTAATCAAACAGTGACTATTACCAAAACACTTACCAATGTCCCGATTCGTATAGTAGGTTTACTTCCAGAACAAACTGTGGTAGGGCTGCTCCCTACGGGTCTATTGAACAAACGTATAACTATCACTGTTACAGGGAATAAAACTACCGTCCAAGACCTACGGTCTAATGATCTAGAAGTCGTCATCGATGCATCAGGACACAGAGAAAGTTGGATAGCCTCAGTAGATAAGTACAACCTTGTCAGTATTAACCAGAACATAGACGTCAGAAAACAAGTAACATCTGTCGCAGCTTCAGATATCTTTATTAATCTAACAAAATTCATTACGGAGGATATCATTATTACTGTCATGCCTCCAACAGGGAACCCTCCAAAGGGCTATGAGTATCTTGACGTATGGCCCAAATATTTAAGCCAAAAGATAAGTGGACCTCAAGAACAAGTATCTGCGCTGAAAGAACAAGGCCTAGAGTTAACTCTTAATTTAAATAAAGTCTCTGCAGAAGAACTCGATAGGAACTACGTGGAGCAAAATCACCATGATGAAGTTATTTTTAAAGTCCCTGATAGCTGGAAAAAAATCTCTATACCTTTTGGAGATAACACTCTTATCACACTTAACGATCCCAAAGCAGACTTCTTGAGAATACTGTTTCTCAAACAAGAACTCATGCCTCTGGACGTTAAACTGCTCATATTTCTTTTTTTCCCCATCAAGTACAGTGATTCCGCAAACCCTCTAAACTATTCCGTCCTCACAACCAGTACGGTTTCGCAAAAGAATGGTATTTCCGTTCTAAATACTCCTCTATATGTCAGAGATGTGAGTAGATTATTTCTTAACGTTGTTAAAGACAATCTCACCGTTGCTGTCGTTGTCGCTCCTTCCCAAGAACCTAATTCCTTAGCCAATTGGGCTGTGGAATTTATCGATGAAAAAACTTTGGAGAACACTTTTGTGAAAGCAGCTACGGAACAAGAGGCCTTTGAACATGAGATCTTAAGACAAGCAGATGAACAACAAATCCGGCATCGATTCCGAGAGTACCTGAGAAAAATGACACTCTTTGATGATAGCGGAACGCCTCTTTCCTTATTTGCAACAATTCAGGATAACAAAGTGATCATCACAGAGAAAAGATCATCTTTAATGAAAAACATTACGCCTTAA
- the cdaA gene encoding diadenylate cyclase CdaA: MDVSRLIPLAEITLIWALLHYLLKFFWGTRAMDVVFGFLFFLFLFVLSDRLNFPVINKLMLNVVNIAAIAVFIIFQPEIRLALSRIRIRGRKYNLKAQDHFIEQITNTVYYFSERQIGALIVLENKDSFNEYLNLSSVTLNADFSEELLKSIFEPSSPLHDGAVIIRGEVIAYARVILPLAQDTAQLSRTMGTRHRAALGASQKTDALIITVSEENGNVSLSRDGLLTRGVKMDRFRAVLRSLFAANKNRNKSYKSWLSF, translated from the coding sequence ATGGATGTTTCCCGTTTAATTCCTCTTGCTGAAATTACTTTGATTTGGGCTCTTCTACATTACTTGTTGAAGTTTTTTTGGGGAACCAGGGCTATGGACGTAGTTTTTGGTTTCTTGTTTTTTCTCTTTCTTTTCGTCCTCTCTGATAGATTAAACTTTCCTGTCATCAACAAGCTAATGCTCAATGTAGTGAATATTGCTGCTATAGCTGTTTTTATCATTTTCCAGCCCGAAATTAGGCTTGCCCTGTCCCGGATACGTATTCGAGGTAGGAAGTACAACCTGAAAGCTCAAGACCACTTCATTGAACAAATTACTAATACGGTTTACTACTTTTCTGAAAGGCAAATTGGAGCTCTGATTGTTCTTGAAAACAAAGATTCTTTTAATGAATACCTTAACTTGTCTTCTGTTACCCTAAACGCAGACTTTTCTGAGGAACTACTCAAGTCAATCTTTGAGCCCTCTTCCCCTTTACACGATGGAGCTGTAATTATACGCGGCGAAGTTATTGCCTATGCAAGAGTCATCTTACCCTTAGCTCAAGATACAGCCCAATTATCAAGAACAATGGGAACAAGACACCGAGCGGCTTTAGGTGCTAGTCAAAAAACTGACGCTCTCATTATCACTGTCTCAGAGGAGAATGGAAATGTTTCCCTGTCAAGAGATGGGCTTTTAACCAGAGGAGTAAAAATGGACCGGTTTAGAGCTGTTCTACGGAGTCTGTTTGCGGCAAATAAAAATAGAAATAAATCTTATAAATCGTGGCTTTCTTTCTGA
- a CDS encoding cytochrome ubiquinol oxidase subunit I, giving the protein MDTLLLSRIQFGLFVGFHYLFVPLSLGLGGMLVIIQGLYLKTRSETYRKLSHFWVKIFSLLFVVGVVTGLMQIFSFGSNWARFSSYVGNIFGTLLGSEGVFAFFLESGFLGVLVFGRGKVSEKMYFFSTCMVALGAHMSAFWIIAANSWMQTPSGYKMAVINGQEVPVIESFWKAVFSPSFLDRFIHATLGAWLSGCFLVVSVSAYYLWKRRFLEFAVKGLKVSSLAAVVVLVLQLWSADTTARHVAVNQPAKLAAFEGVFKTKERTPLWLFGYVDVENEKVHGLAIPGALSFLVHRNINTPVTGLDAFNKEDIPNVQLVFQLYHLMIALWGVMALLAIIGVFAYRGKRWANSNFCLRLLSFSVLIPAVCNEVGWAAAEIGRQPWIVQGLMRVKDATSLVINRGQVVQSLVLFGVVFVLLFSLFVTLLLKKISEGPDQE; this is encoded by the coding sequence ATGGATACTTTGCTCTTGTCTAGGATTCAATTTGGCTTATTTGTAGGATTTCATTACCTCTTTGTTCCTTTGAGTTTAGGACTAGGGGGTATGTTGGTTATCATACAAGGTCTCTACCTGAAGACTAGATCGGAGACATATCGAAAGCTTTCTCACTTTTGGGTGAAGATTTTTTCACTGCTGTTTGTTGTTGGCGTAGTCACTGGGTTGATGCAAATTTTTTCTTTTGGATCGAATTGGGCTAGATTTTCCTCATATGTGGGCAACATTTTTGGTACCCTTCTTGGTAGTGAAGGAGTTTTTGCCTTCTTTTTGGAATCAGGATTCTTAGGAGTTCTGGTTTTTGGTCGAGGAAAAGTCTCTGAGAAGATGTACTTTTTCTCAACATGCATGGTTGCTCTCGGGGCTCATATGAGTGCCTTTTGGATTATAGCAGCTAATTCGTGGATGCAGACGCCTTCCGGATATAAAATGGCTGTCATTAATGGGCAGGAGGTGCCTGTAATAGAATCGTTTTGGAAGGCAGTTTTTTCTCCTTCTTTCTTGGATAGGTTCATTCACGCTACTCTAGGAGCATGGTTGTCTGGATGTTTTCTTGTTGTCAGTGTTTCGGCTTATTACCTATGGAAGAGGAGGTTTTTAGAATTTGCAGTAAAGGGTCTAAAGGTAAGTTCGTTGGCAGCTGTTGTTGTTTTAGTATTACAACTGTGGTCGGCAGATACTACTGCAAGGCACGTAGCTGTGAATCAGCCAGCGAAATTAGCTGCTTTTGAGGGGGTGTTTAAAACAAAAGAAAGAACTCCCTTGTGGTTATTTGGATATGTTGATGTTGAGAACGAGAAAGTGCATGGGTTGGCTATTCCAGGAGCGTTGTCCTTTTTAGTGCATCGTAACATCAATACTCCAGTGACAGGACTAGATGCTTTTAATAAAGAAGACATCCCAAATGTTCAATTGGTATTTCAACTATACCATTTGATGATTGCCCTTTGGGGAGTGATGGCTCTTTTAGCCATTATTGGTGTGTTTGCATACAGGGGGAAGCGATGGGCTAATTCTAATTTTTGTCTTAGGCTTTTATCTTTTTCGGTATTAATACCGGCGGTTTGTAATGAGGTAGGTTGGGCTGCGGCAGAAATAGGCAGACAGCCTTGGATTGTTCAGGGATTAATGCGGGTAAAGGATGCAACTTCTTTGGTAATTAATCGGGGCCAAGTTGTTCAGTCTTTGGTTCTTTTTGGCGTTGTTTTTGTCTTGCTATTTAGCTTATTTGTGACCTTGCTTCTGAAAAAGATTTCAGAAGGTCCAGATCAGGAATAA
- the cydB gene encoding cytochrome d ubiquinol oxidase subunit II translates to MQSIFSSVFSPLFSAEGILPVLWYVILGVAVFAYSLGEGFDLGISSIYFLSKTEEDRRRLLNSIGPVWDGNEVWLIIVVAGMFAGFPSAYALLLSIFYMPIWSFVTMLILRGVSLEFRSKSESKRWKLFWDVSFSISGTLIAFFLGALLGNLLMGLPIALDISYAQVSWALFFRPYAVLCGLLVVFAYSVHGACFSLIKVDGDLENRIAQRFSRLVSVFLALLLTAVVVTTLKLRDILSGSGYPVMIGCALISCLSVISSVKKVKQTRYCKAFLFSTVNLISLVISSGVMLFPNLLRSTVSSDFSLNIYNSAVEAKTLKVLLLIVLLGLPFVIAYAVYVYRVFRGKTDFKSIY, encoded by the coding sequence ATGCAAAGCATTTTTTCTTCTGTTTTTTCCCCTTTATTTTCTGCCGAAGGCATTCTGCCTGTCCTTTGGTATGTGATATTAGGAGTTGCCGTTTTTGCTTACTCCCTGGGAGAGGGTTTTGATTTAGGAATCAGCTCTATTTATTTCCTATCAAAAACTGAAGAGGACAGAAGGAGATTACTAAACTCCATAGGACCTGTTTGGGACGGAAATGAGGTGTGGTTGATTATTGTAGTGGCGGGAATGTTTGCTGGCTTTCCCAGCGCTTATGCTCTTTTGCTATCGATATTTTACATGCCTATTTGGAGTTTCGTCACGATGTTAATCCTTAGAGGTGTATCCTTAGAATTTCGTAGCAAAAGTGAGTCAAAAAGATGGAAGTTATTTTGGGACGTATCTTTTTCTATTTCAGGGACCCTAATAGCTTTTTTCTTAGGAGCCTTGTTAGGGAATCTGCTAATGGGACTTCCTATAGCCCTAGATATCTCTTACGCTCAGGTCTCTTGGGCTCTCTTTTTTAGACCTTATGCGGTGTTGTGTGGCTTGCTCGTAGTTTTTGCTTATTCGGTTCATGGAGCTTGTTTCTCGTTGATTAAGGTTGATGGGGATCTAGAGAACCGCATTGCTCAGAGATTTTCCCGGCTTGTCTCTGTATTCTTAGCACTTTTGTTGACAGCGGTTGTAGTTACCACCCTAAAGTTGAGGGATATCCTCTCCGGTTCTGGTTACCCAGTTATGATCGGTTGTGCTTTAATTAGTTGTTTGTCTGTAATATCTTCTGTTAAAAAGGTGAAACAAACTAGGTATTGCAAAGCTTTTCTTTTTTCGACTGTTAATCTCATTAGCTTAGTTATTTCCAGCGGTGTTATGCTTTTTCCTAATTTGTTGCGTTCCACAGTGTCTTCAGATTTTTCTCTCAACATTTATAACAGTGCAGTAGAAGCGAAAACTCTTAAAGTTCTTTTGCTTATTGTACTGTTGGGGCTGCCTTTTGTTATTGCATATGCTGTTTATGTATACCGTGTATTTCGAGGGAAGACAGATTTCAAATCCATATATTAA
- a CDS encoding exo-alpha-sialidase: protein MLLRCSAFFFVLVTFFFCEVKGNEFLNEDTREYEECILSSPCSNSDRASLLDLGGRLLVVWEEDSSFGKKLSSKEYSGGAWREVNIPQEDDGTSYSNPVLAKISPKEIILFYEKCKGELAYSCAKMSSTGGRLWSDEKILPPGILGVTRNAPLVKRSLGVLYLPVYSCYPYSKKLTSSSAIWLEVVDIKLRKWKSKRGIIYSTAFDKQPKEPALVALSDGSLLLICRNHAGSSYDTGASILFSRSFDDGKSWSEIEAYPWPNPDTAVTAVYGMETLFIFANDSLIGPQNLSCFSISSLETEWNGVKQIESGYSEHPCACLDKDGYMHIVYTVRIKKTKQIKYKKISAQTLIAGDAVFSSELFD, encoded by the coding sequence ATGCTTCTTAGGTGCTCTGCGTTTTTCTTTGTATTAGTAACATTCTTTTTTTGTGAAGTTAAAGGGAATGAGTTTTTAAACGAAGATACTAGAGAGTATGAAGAGTGTATTTTATCCTCTCCGTGTTCAAATAGCGATCGAGCTAGCCTTCTAGATTTAGGGGGAAGGTTGTTGGTCGTGTGGGAAGAAGATAGTTCTTTCGGGAAGAAATTGTCTTCAAAAGAGTATTCCGGGGGAGCGTGGAGGGAAGTTAATATTCCTCAGGAAGATGATGGAACTTCATATAGCAATCCTGTATTAGCTAAAATTTCTCCTAAGGAGATTATTTTGTTTTATGAAAAATGTAAGGGAGAGTTGGCATATTCTTGCGCTAAAATGTCATCTACAGGGGGAAGATTATGGAGTGATGAAAAGATCTTACCTCCAGGTATCTTAGGTGTTACTAGAAATGCTCCATTAGTAAAGAGATCCTTAGGAGTTTTGTATTTACCCGTATACAGCTGCTATCCCTACTCTAAAAAGTTAACTAGTTCCTCTGCAATTTGGTTGGAGGTAGTAGATATCAAACTACGAAAATGGAAGTCCAAAAGAGGCATTATCTATTCAACGGCCTTCGATAAACAGCCTAAAGAACCTGCTTTAGTAGCTCTCAGTGACGGCAGCTTGCTATTGATTTGCCGTAATCATGCGGGTTCCTCCTACGATACTGGGGCTAGTATTTTGTTTTCTCGTTCCTTTGATGATGGCAAAAGTTGGTCAGAAATAGAAGCTTATCCATGGCCAAATCCAGACACTGCCGTAACGGCTGTTTATGGAATGGAGACTCTGTTTATTTTTGCCAATGACTCCCTCATCGGTCCCCAGAATCTATCTTGTTTTTCCATTTCTAGTTTAGAAACAGAATGGAACGGCGTGAAGCAAATAGAAAGTGGATACTCAGAACATCCTTGTGCTTGCTTAGACAAAGATGGATACATGCATATAGTGTATACAGTTAGGATCAAAAAGACCAAGCAGATTAAGTACAAAAAAATATCTGCACAAACACTAATCGCTGGCGACGCCGTTTTTTCTAGCGAGCTTTTTGATTAA
- a CDS encoding SH3 domain-containing protein — protein sequence MRQLPVLLLILGSQLLLQQSFASSSNKNLEVKEISSKEFSPFTGEVKGSKVRLRQAPNTDSTVIKELSKGEKLLVIGTHSEYYVVKSPASVTGYVFKTFVLDGVVEGEQVNVRLEPSTSAPVVTRLSKGTEINTVANSSQGKWLEIALPEHCVFYVAKSYINNIGAPEVYETLEHNRKIAFDLLESASSFAFRELEKPLKAVDLEAIYSKVNLVQTEEFSDVPELQKKIQEVLEKIQDRYLEKTSSEESVVCSKTPSSKAPLSYLPKPLENYMGKSLLSQHIRKQTTIKCSPQTKGRVTMENSLFSVWANMQDSKTVTLEDFYKSELSKASTLRGTIEQYTHVVRNNPGDYLLKDQENTLAFLYTTRFNMEAWVGKKVVVQVVSRPNNHFAFPAYFVMSIREDKP from the coding sequence ATGCGTCAATTACCCGTTCTACTGTTGATCTTGGGATCCCAGCTACTGTTGCAGCAGTCTTTCGCCTCTTCGTCCAACAAAAACCTCGAAGTCAAAGAGATTTCATCTAAAGAATTCTCGCCTTTCACAGGAGAGGTTAAAGGCTCGAAGGTTAGACTGCGGCAGGCACCTAATACTGATAGTACCGTCATCAAAGAGTTATCGAAGGGCGAGAAGCTGTTAGTTATTGGAACTCATTCTGAGTACTACGTCGTAAAGTCTCCTGCTTCCGTAACCGGATACGTCTTCAAAACATTCGTTCTCGACGGTGTGGTAGAAGGAGAACAAGTTAACGTTCGGCTTGAGCCTTCTACTTCAGCTCCCGTCGTTACCCGTTTATCGAAAGGTACGGAGATCAATACTGTAGCCAATTCCTCCCAGGGCAAATGGCTGGAAATTGCTTTGCCTGAACACTGTGTATTTTATGTAGCCAAGAGTTATATTAACAATATTGGTGCTCCAGAAGTCTATGAAACCTTAGAACATAACAGAAAAATAGCATTTGATCTTTTGGAATCCGCTTCTTCATTTGCCTTCAGGGAGTTAGAGAAACCTCTAAAAGCTGTTGACTTGGAAGCTATATATAGCAAAGTTAATCTTGTTCAAACAGAGGAGTTCTCTGATGTCCCTGAATTACAAAAAAAGATTCAAGAAGTTTTGGAAAAAATACAGGATCGTTACCTCGAAAAAACTTCTTCCGAAGAAAGCGTCGTCTGCTCCAAGACTCCTTCATCCAAAGCTCCGCTTTCCTACCTCCCTAAACCACTAGAGAACTACATGGGAAAATCCCTTCTCTCCCAGCATATTCGCAAGCAAACTACAATAAAGTGTTCCCCTCAAACGAAAGGGCGGGTAACTATGGAGAATTCCCTGTTTTCTGTATGGGCCAATATGCAAGACTCAAAGACAGTTACCTTGGAAGACTTTTATAAGTCAGAGTTGTCTAAGGCTTCGACTCTAAGAGGAACCATAGAGCAATATACCCACGTAGTCCGAAATAATCCTGGGGATTATTTGCTAAAAGACCAAGAAAATACCTTAGCCTTTTTGTATACAACAAGGTTCAATATGGAGGCATGGGTCGGAAAGAAAGTGGTCGTACAGGTCGTTTCTAGGCCTAACAATCATTTTGCCTTCCCAGCTTACTTCGTTATGTCGATTAGAGAAGACAAACCTTAA